One part of the Haliaeetus albicilla chromosome 9, bHalAlb1.1, whole genome shotgun sequence genome encodes these proteins:
- the PAQR9 gene encoding membrane progestin receptor epsilon translates to MSDAAGGGGGGGGGGGEAQSHRGSSAGGCGSSGSTAPGRRRRRRGAAAGSGGGGPGAAGGPGPGSMPAGEGEKEEAAPPPRPAALLRWDEVPEDFVECFILSGYRRLHCSAQECLASVLQPTNETLNFWTHFIPLLLFLSRFGRLLLLRGAGDVPFHHPALLPLWCYASGVLLTFAMSCTAHLFSCLSPRLRAAFFYLDYASISYYGFASTVAYSYYLLPGLSLLDAGAMSRYVQQRLGWQLDCSLPIAAYRALVLPVALALAVGCTAACCRSRAACCAYPFAVRTFVFAMPLSMACPIMLESLLFDLRTRNPTLFVYFYRRYCWLLVAAFFNISKIPERIQPGLFDIVGHSHQLFHIFTFLSIYDQVHYVEDGLAEFLKAAPAAPTYLGTVGYMLLLTLCLAVVVRRFLNVADLCKQD, encoded by the coding sequence ATGAGTGATGctgccgggggcggcggcggcggcggcggcggcggcggcgaagCGCAGAGCCACCGCGGCTCCTCCGCCGGCGGCTGCGGGAGCAGCGGCTCTACCGcgcccgggcggcggcggcggcggcggggcgcggcggcgggcagcggcggcggcgggccgggggcggccggggggccCGGGCCCGGCAGCATGCCGGCGGGcgagggggagaaggaggaggcggCGCCGCCTCCTCGCCCGGCCGCCCTGCTGCGGTGGGACGAGGTGCCCGAGGACTTCGTGGAGTGCTTCATCCTCTCGGGCTACCGGCGGCTGCACTGCTCGGCGCAGGAGTGCCTGGCCTCGGTGCTGCAGCCCACCAACGAGACCCTCAACTTCTGGACCCACTTCATCCcgctgctgctcttcctcagcCGCTTcgggcggctgctgctgctgcggggcGCCGGGGACGTGCCCTTCCACCACCCGGCCCTGCTGCCCCTCTGGTGCTACGCCTCGGGGGTGCTGCTCACCTTCGCCATGAGCTGCACGGCCCACCTCTTCAGCTGCCTCTCCCCGCGCCTCCGCGCCGCCTTCTTCTACCTGGACTACGCCTCCATCAGCTACTACGGCTTTGCCAGCACCGTGGCCTACTCCTACTACCTGCTGCCGGGGCTGAGCCTGCTGGACGCCGGCGCCATGAGCCGCTACGTGCAGCAGCggctgggctggcagctggaCTGCAGCCTGCCCATCGCGGCCTACCGCGCCCTGGTGCTGCCCGTGGCCCTGGCGCTGGCCGTGGGCTGCACGGCCGCCTGCTGCCGCAGCCGCGCCGCCTGCTGCGCCTACCCCTTCGCCGTGCGCACCTTCGTCTTCGCCATGCCGCTGAGCATGGCCTGCCCCATCATGCTGGAGAGCCTCCTCTTTGACCTCCGCACCCGCAACCCCACGCTCTTCGTCTACTTCTACCGGCGCTACTGCTGGCTGCTGGTGGCCGCCTTCTTCAACATCAGCAAAATCCCCGAGCGGATCCAGCCGGGGCTCTTCGACATCGTGGGGCACAGCCACCAGCTTTTCCACATCTTCACCTTCCTGAGCATCTACGACCAGGTGCACTATGTGGAGGACGGGCTAGCCGAGTTCCTCAAGgcagccccggccgcccccACCTACCTGGGCACCGTGGGGTATATGCTGCTCCTGACTCTCTGCCTGGCCGTGGTCGTCAGGAGGTTCCTCAACGTCGCAGACCTCTGCAAGCAGGACTAG